The following nucleotide sequence is from Cydia splendana chromosome 11, ilCydSple1.2, whole genome shotgun sequence.
tgcgacgtaagcgccggccgccataaggcacctttttccgtggaacgtcacatataacaaAGCGCTATTTTGTAGTCGCTAATAATTTCATCATGCAGATTATAATCCCCGCTACCAATGCCAAATACGTATATTTTGAGGATTTTTACCACTACGCATCACGCAATGCTGCGTAGCtgacataatttataattttagatgCGGtactttatttacctacatattttatgGTGGCTTTAATAAATGTGGTCGTGGGTTCGTCGATTCGAACTCCGGTACGCAAATCAATACAACAAATACACACAACAATAAATACAAATCTCGACTTGGCTCGCCACTCTACCAGGCATCATGAGTGGTCACCATACTGCGGCCCGTAAATCTGCCAATTCAGTCCGCGTAAAGCGGAGGACTGGCTACGGCCCTCTGGTCAAAAATTTTACCACCAGAAAACACTCACTTATCTCGACGCGCTCGTATCGCCCGTATCAGCGACTTGAAGAGCACCTCGGCCCGGAACGCCCTTTGCTGGTCGTCCAGCAACAGCAGCGCGCATGGCCGCCTCGCCTTGACCACTAGGAGCCAGTTGGCGCGAAACATCATCTCGCAGAGGGCCACCTCGGCGAACTCTGCCTAGAAATAGGCTACAGATCTAGTAATACTCACTTGTCTCGACGCGCTCGTATCGCCCGTATTGGCGACTTGAAGAGCACCTCGGCCCGGAACGCCCTTTGCTGGTCGTCCAGCAACAGCAGCGCGCATGGCCGCCTCGCCTTGACCACTAGGAGCCAGTTGGTTCGAAACACCATCTCGCAGAGGGACACCTCGCCGAGCTCTTCTTTGCCTACAAATAAACCATAagacagaataaataatagtacgaAGAAGGTCCACTCTCTAAGAAAACGCGTCTATTaagacagatatgaccgcaaggtggcgcaagcgcgagcaggcgtcgcGTTCCGTAGGTGCGGCAACTACTACTCGCGAGCAGGCGTCGCGTTCCGTAGgtgcggcaactactactgctagacaccaaaattggtgtgggccgcatgtacttgtagcgacgcgacgaaatcgcggattAAGCCCCGCCTGCCTTAGATCAAAAGTAAGGACAGAGTACTTAACGCTTAAAATATTCGAAGTACATATATAAAAGGGACGCCATTTCTTAGAGAATCTTAGAAGCTTCTGGTTTGACGACcataatacctattataaatacCACTTCAGTCAAATCTGGATAACATGGTAGACAAATAAAGATCAAATATGCAGATTGGCAAAACGGAAACgaatatatatgtcgtagtcagatcgtataatccgccgtattacattacggctagccgttttcaaaaacaggggcgttttgaaatgcggcggttcgacgattagccggattgtcattgcgatacgttcttcaataagacggcctacgtttagccgcatcgtactactattttagattgtagagtgaccagttctttcggtcgcctacgtaaccggagtgtttgcaatttaatttatttttaccatggtcccaccgcactacacgtgtttcttttccaaaacatttccttcacaacttaaatagacggagccccgcaagcggggctcctatttctgggcggtttgcccttcgggcatctgaagctacctaacgaacctaacctacttacctacctacgcttttttcctcaaagtgtaatgttttcacggacgtctcactaaatcaataggtaggtaggttaggttcgttaggtagcttcagatgcccgaagggcaaaccgctcagaaataggagccccgcgaagcgaggctccgtctagttaagttgcgaagaaaatgttttttgaaaggaaacagtccgacgaactccagatttgatggacaccccagcgtttgtcaggcagcgccacaggtgttaaaaatgggaactaaaaactgtcaaagcggcggctaatgactcgctgtattacattacggctagccgtgttgaagaacgtatggcgccgaatacattccggcggattctcattcagccgtattcaatccggctaatcgttaaaccgccgcatttcaaaacgcccctgtttttgaaaacggctagccgtaatgtaatacggcggattatacgatccgactgcgacatatacacctTTAAAACGTCATTAAATTTGATGATTCAACTGTGTTAATAGCAAAATATTACGTAGGTTAGAATTGAcgcatttaaatattaaatacaaacaAACATGATAAAGATAATATATTTATGGATTTACCTTCACGATTTTCGCTCAATCGTGTAACCAAATATgacttttttacaagctttttattgacttttaatgtacctaagtatgtatgtacgggccaaatcttgcaagttaaatttgacccacttcccaacttccaatgaagctgaaaatgtGCATACATAGgtgtgtaagtcgggtgacaatgcaatattatggtaccatcgagctgatctgatgatggagataaGAGGagataggaactctgtgatgaaacaacgcaacctaattgtgtgtaaattgtgtttagGGTTTTTAGAACAGTCTCGATGAGCATTAGCTGCCCgtggtaagaaaagtacagtcagcgacaaaagcttgtaccaaaaacgAAAGTTATTCCGTTAATATAAATTGTAATGTCAGCCATCTTTGTAGCTGTCTGTACAAATGTCTCGCATTGCCTTGCCCTGCATACTCACAATAAAGAGCCGTGTCAGAAATTAGCTAAGTGTCAACGACCGGCTATATTTAGCTTGGCACAGATATTTTCAATGAAGTGTTATCTACGCGAGTATCTGCGCATTGGATCTGTTAATCACGTAATGAATTCATATGGTGGTTGTTAAATTAGTTAACTTTGTAGCCCTTTGTGCGCAGCAATTGgcctataatatatttatattttttttataatataaaaaatatgcaAACCAATCAAACGTTACTTGTAGCAGACTACTGACAGCTTGACATTTGGGGCACCATTTCGTTATCAAGTTCATTCCTGTTTGACAGTATGCTGTATTCAGTGTGCATGCTACGCCTCACCCACACACCAGCATAGCCTACATATATGTACAAGCGCATGTAAGTGTTACTTAAGTCAGAATATAGCCATACTCTCAAGCAGTATACTCCAAACCAATTCAACGCCCCAcattacatggcgaccctgccagtgcgGTCTTGTGCTGCACTGGCGGCGCGCTGCGCCAGAGAACATCTTTCTTATATCAGGGAATAATACCTAAATTAAAATATGGTTCATGTACACTcacaaagagagagagagagagagagagatattTCTCTTTATTAATTTACTACTTAAACTTGCAATTCTTAAATCTTATTACAATGCGATAAGGTCTACCATGgtcaggtacagtcacctgcgatACTAGATTACACaaagaaggccgcaaaaatatctgacacgatcttatttctagaaccataagagcgtggcacatatttttgcgactttcgaagagtaacatattattgcaagtgactgtacacGCAGTAAATAAAAACTCCTCTAGACAAACCCGGTCAATAAGACCTAAGTGCATTTGCATTAAACTTTACTTCGCCTAATgaagttgtatatttttatagacAATACTTAATGCAGCAAAAGGTAGAATCAATAATGTATGTCAAAAGTAATCAATAATGTATTTTTCAATAGTAACAGACATACAGCGTGTTTTTAACGTTTACCCATAATCTGAATGAGCTTCATCTATGTCTGTGAGGTGAAATAGGCTGCCTTTCCACAAATAGATTTGCGTTCAAGAAATCTGTACGGTCTTTTTTTGCTGGTAGAATGAAGGATTTCTAGTAGTGTTAAATTTAGTGTATATAAATTATTTCTTGTATGTATTATgtgtattaagtatattatgttCACTGTATGTATTATATTGCGTAGTTGTAGGTAATATATGTATGTCGTTGCTTATGTATGTTAAATTTCACATTATCTTTAGTGATTAGTAGCACCACCCACAATCTCTTTGCTTTGCCTTAagattgactggtagagaatgctttttgacattaagtccgccttttgtacgataagttttcttttgtgcaataaagtttaaataaataaataggaaaCAGGACCCCATACACTTACGAGGTTTAAAAAGTTGTTCATTACCACCtacatatagtctgtcaagctatttccgtcagtagaaaaaaagcgccaaaaaaatgtaagcgcgaagggttatcgtcccatagaaaatttgaatttcgcgccttattctacgacaaagttgtttgacagactataactATTTTCTCCATAAAGTATGGCAGAACGTTAAGCACCCTGTATTATCTATTCTAGTTTTAAACAACTATTGACGTCGAATATATGCGTCAAGCGATTTAAAATGGAGATTATGCACACCACAACACAATTCCATCGGTAAACATACCTACTCAATACTCATAATTATAACAAAGAAAAACATTGCACAATACTATTTTTTATATAGGAGGCAAAACGAGCAgccgaatcgcctgatggtaagaaagtaccgtcgcccatggatatCTGCAACACCAGAGGAGTCGCATGTTCCAGAATCAATTGTTttgattttgaataaaaaaaaaaattgtatgtgtGACttttgctggtgactgtacttacttaAATTATCTTAAGGCTGTCTTTGCACTGAGGTGGAGGTGGGCGGAGAAGAGGATCCGCTGGGTCTCAACCACTGCTATTGGTAGATTCCCGCACGtctccgcctcagtggaaaggtAGCCTAAGATTTGGTTCTGAACTAACCTAgtttctacaaaaaaaaaaacatactatcCGAGTTAAATTGGTATCAGGAAATCGGGTCTTGTGTTTATTATTAACACGACTGACAAAGATCTTGTggtcaattcatttgatgccaAAAGGATAGAAGGATTTACTTTCCATTTTCGGTATTGATTCTTATTCATATAAGATTAAGGTCGAATTTagataagctttagaaataatgAAGCGTTTTCCTCAATAAAATGAGTAATTTCGCGAGTGATGCATGACCCTAAGTTACCCCTTTTACAGTTATGATTTTGAAACTAAAAACAGAAAGATACCTACAATAAAGGTTAACAATGCTACTAATATAGACTCCGCAACCATTGGAGGAGCATTGACATTTTAATAACTAGCGATCCGCCCcggtttcgcacgggttacacaaaaccttaacaaattatacacctaaaccttcctcaagaatcactctattgataggtgaaaaccgcatgaaaatccgttcagtagtttttgagtttcacatgcatacacacaaacagacgagGCGGGGGCTTTGTTTTATACGGTGTAGTGATTAATGCGGGGCTtagtgccagttgcaccaaccacatttgacagactgatcaacgccagccggcgccccccggcactttactatgaaacttaaCATACATAACAATTTTGCGAACTCTtgaacgatacgaacagtttcgtgcaaccgacccttagactagcaagaacttgcatgcaattcaCGTTACATTGCCGGCTAGTAAGGTAAACTGCATTCAAAAGTTTGATCAGATACCGTAATGCAATGAATACTGCATGCAAATTCTTGCTAGTCCAAACCTCGCTTGAtagattataattttaaatggaAGGACAATTAAATTACTTAAGGTTTAATCAATAATTAAACTGACTGCCTACAAAAAGGCATAATGATAGTGTCTTTGATCTTTGGAAGCTTACCGCATtacttatttgtaaaataagtttttggcaaaaatttcatttttggtacaagcttttatcgctgactgtacttttcttacgacagacaactaatactcatcgagacaattctaaaaacccctaacacaattaggttgcgttgtttcatcacagagttcctatggccacctcctgtctccatcatcagatcagttcaacagtaccatattattgtattgtcatcagaactacatcaactacatacagctgccaattttcatgacgctacgatccttccTACATGCAGGttgacctaataaaagcttgttaataaaacaattcaaaTTGTTTATATTGTGATTAATGAATGAAACCCTCTACAAGTCTACAGCATCATGGTTAACAGGTAGACTGAAGTCCCAGAAAtcagactaatcccaataaggcctagtttcccctatgggttggaaggtcagatggcaatcactttcgtaaaaattagtgcctacgtcaaatcatgggattagttgtcaagcggaccccaggctcccatgagccgtggcaaaaatgccgggataacgcgaggaagaagaagaagaaaattcGATTCATTTGACTTAAGTATTTCAAAAACAGGCAAACTGATTGGAGATGGTTGGTTAGAACTAAAGTATAAACTTACTGTAATGCGCTTTCTCCACGAGCGGTTCCACATTGTAGACGCGCAGGCCTGATGTGAGGCAGCAAGTGAAGCAGCCTGCAAAGCAAATTATAAAATGAGAGTGACAGCAAAGAGTGGAGAAGAGTGGCCCACAACAGACCCCAATGGAAAGAGctagaggaggcctttgccaagcggCACACTGAGCTTAGAGACATACTCTAACTCAGAACAAAAGGGcttaatagatagatagatagacacCAAAGCCAATCcctactatagtctgtatctttaggtgtttaaataaaagtaagcaaacaatatgtacattttcgggtagttataaaatttattggttaacctaccaaatacaaaaatgcctggatcagtcactgaacgagctcactttaacctacattatttaatcatgtaatgttttcatctacccacgattggcttaaggagccatttgaggatagattttgtttacttttatttaaatacctaaacagAGATATTATAAATGTGGAAGTAACTCTGTCtttctgttacctcttcacgcttaaactactgaaccaatttagaaatttggtatgtagatagtttgaggcccagGAAAGGACAGATAGttattatcaatcatcatcattcaacGCAAAGTCGCAGGCAGATGCTAGTAAACTATAAACCTCACAAGCTCCAacaactttatatttttttggaaactACATAAGACAAAACAGAATCAGTTttatatgctaaaataaatatatggcATCTGGATGAGTTATTGGAAGTCTGTTGTTGGTAGGTATCCAAAAATATTAGTTACATCGCTTTATAACTCTAGTCTAAAACAAATAGAAAACCTTTCAAACACTTTATTTGTAAACACTGTAAGTAAGTGGTAACATATGGCATGCTAAGTTATAATTTATAGTAGCAAATTAACAATAGCCTCACAGGATATAAAACTggaataaatatgtatgtgtcATAGAAcacaatgaaataaattaaccttGATTCATCTAACGCGTTAGCGCGCTCTAACCTCATAAGGAACCTAAACAAAAATACATAACAATAGTTTCTTGACGTAAGTGAAGTACGTAAACAAAGATAGTTTACACACAAGTGTGTACCTAGTGTGTAACAAACTTCAAAACAATAGTGGAGCAACCGAATGCGCGTgggtaactaaaaataaaaacacgtgGAGTGTATGATGTAGATAAAGTGTGGCGTAGCGTTTGCAACCAAATACCATCTCAAACTTCAAGATGTATCGTGTAAGACCACGTTTTAGGACACACTTAAAACATTCACACACTCATCACGCACCAACCTATCACCAGAACATAAGAATAACCGCATTAAAGAACAAAGAAGGTGATCGAACTAGGAAGTGTCACTTCACAAACCTTGGTCCTGGTTAAACCCCAGGCTAGTTATCCCGCTGCCGCTCCGCCGCGCCATTGCTCTTTGACAATGAATTTATCATAAACATCGAGTTTTTTTATCAGTGGACATTTTCACACGAATAATTTAATACGCACATTTATTATGTACATGTTCCCTGTGTGTGATACACAGCTGATTTGATGACTGATGACAGAAAAACATCGCGGTGTTTAAAGCGTGTAAAAATGGGTGGCAGATTAAAGTTGCCagtgtattaataaaaataaaaataaaaattcaagaAGTTCGAAAATGAACtcataaattttgtgtaaaaaACATGGCATACAGTGACATTGATTgtcattacaaaaaaaaatataaaacttcaaAAATGTTGTCGTCTTCCCTGTTCGAAGAATTTATCACACAGATCAAGTTTTTGGCCTCAAAAGTCATTCTAAATTATGTAGGGTGCTATTTAGCAAATATAGTATTAataaacttgaaaaaaattaacttaTTTATATAAGGTAAGTATTGTTATAGTGGGTTTCACAAGCCGTTTGTTTCGCTGGTTTTTCTTATATGACGTACCTAGCTAGTTTTTTCTTTTACCTTTATTAACTACTTATAGGTACGTTATTTTCAGAAAAACGTAAATAAAAAATGGATTTCTCAACAACAGTATCAAGCGATTACCAATGGCCCTTTCCAAAGCCCATCATAGGAAAGTAAGTACACTGCGCCTTCAAGTTTTCATTAGCAATGCTTTAATAATGTAAATTACGTCCATAGTTTATTAGGCGCTACTCTTTTACTTTACCATTTATATTTACAGAAAATATGTAACACGAAATAAAGCTAGATAGATACATTTCCTTATCAAGGAACTTATTTacttcattttttatttttgtgtaaacaCACATACAGTTACAGGCCGCCTATTGCCAGTATTGCCTAggtaaccacagaataaataatagtactaccgtacagaaaggacacttcctacaaaaccgaagttagacagcgattcagggacgaatcatgctatccctttctaaggtatggcactatccttttcggcaatttagggttgtcaaaattcaagtgattatcttatctgtggtcgtgcacgcaaaaggatgTCAAGTGGTGACAACCCTAATAAtatgctcggagcaatgctgagtcgagcggagccgagtttgcccgaaaggaggaaGTGTCTCTCCACTGGTAATACGAGTATGAGTGGCGTAAACCACATCGAAAGGTTATTAAATAAGAGACAAATAAGCATTCCCAGTACTATTTAAATTGTGCTGAAAACCAATACATCGTCTACAGTAAAGTGGAGTCCAGACGgaatgatcaaatcgaccgatttgatcagaaatgaaattggcgtcaatctccaattttagatttatggtgatatttgaaccttttgaataaataaaaaatcctcCAAACGAAAATACTAGCGTCACTAATTGCTAATCTTGCGTCCGCACCGCCATTTTATCGGTAacggctcctctacacgatgggccagcgccggccactccaagggacgcagccatgcggtagaatgagatagcaatatcaatatcacttgctccctctaacgcataaatgcgtcccttggagtgacCGGCGCTGGCTCATCGTGTAGAGGGAGCCATCGATCCTAATCGgtgagccaaattggcgtttgcgtccgcacggcctgatttgatcggacaatttaatcaacTTGGCGAAAAATTGGCCTATCTGGACTGGGCTTCAGTTTCACGTATCTTTCTAGACCATGCGAGCCGCCATCTCCGGACTCGGCGCCGCCGATGCGGCCAGCGCCCGTGGCGCCGTACTGCCACTGCGACGCCCACTCCTACTCCCCGAGGGTGCAGCAGTACCAGCAACTGCTGGAGAAGGAGAAGAAGCTGTGCGAGGACTATGAACAGCTGCGGAAACAGGTTGGTTTTACAAATTTATTAgttgttgcgaacgcaaccttttatttgtataaattcgcaatacattccTAATGCAgtctaaacgcagccgtcgggctcggctagtattcgaaagctttttctaaagcaccaataggagcgccaCATACcctgtatcgcggccaattaaaggcccctgtacacaatgggccagcgccggccactgcaagggacgcatttatgcgttagagggagccagtgatattgctatctcattctaccgcatggctgcgtcccttggagtggccggcgctggcccactATGTAtgttatgtgtatgtatgtcttaagatcggttttcctaggatataGCGGCCATCTCCATACTAATTAATACgcctaaatatggatgtcgtagtatttgtatagagacggccgctatatgaccgcaccgctatcctaggaaactagAGCATTAGAGGCACCAAAATTTACACCACCTTTTGTACTGATCAAATATTGCAAATCACTCTCTCATCAGCCTCGATACCAATAACACACAACTTCTGcatttaaccgtttagtcaagaAACCCTTGTAAACCAGTACTTTGGAAGATTATATCAGTTCACTAAGAATTGAAgcttttatttgagtcgtcgagatcctgacctgacctgcacggcggctacattAGTTATGTTTAGTTTGAAAAGTTCATGCCAAAAGTGGTGGGGTCTTTTATTatgcaaacaagcatacgtccCGCTTGACGGTAAGCAGTTACAGTCCACCcttcaatatatttattaaaaaaaaaaaaaaattatttagaggtagggtaattcgccagtgtAACTGGCCGCtgtaaactaaaaatgaattctattcacctataaacagaaataattttagtataaggcggctagttattgaTTCGGTCATAAAccttatacaaataaaatgaacTGTTTATAGgcgaatagaattcatttggtggccaattactaaggCTGAGGTATACGGTAACCTACCTCAGTTTCACTCGAGGAAACATCAAAGGTCCTGTTTCGCCTAACAATATATTTTGTTGCAGATGATAGACGTTACAAATGACATATTGGACCATCCATGCGACGATTTGGACAGCAAAATGACAACAATATATAAATCAACATACCAAAAAAGATGTAAGTCCCAATTTTAACAATAACCcaattgatatttaaaatagaTTCACTTCCCAACTAAGCAATTTTCTCAGTGTAcattcacctgcaataatatgttacacaacgaagcgctggtggcctagcggtaagagcgtgcgactttcaatccggaggtcgcgggttcaaaccccggctcgtaccaatgagtttttcggaacttatgtacgaaatagatttgatatttaccagttgcttttcggtgaacgaaaacatcgtgaggaatccggactaatcccaataaggcctagtttcccctctgggttggaaggtcagatggcagtcgctttcgtaaaaactagtgcctacgtcaaatcatgggattagttgtcaagcggaccccaggctcccatgagccgtggcataatgccggaataacgcgaggaagaagaggaacaacgaagaccgcaaaaatatctgacaccatcttatttgtagagccataaaagcgtgtcacatatttttgcggccttcgaatagtacctaacatattattgcaggtgactgtacagctcTTCAGGATTTTGATGTTTTATTACAGCATTCCCAGTAACAGAATACAGAGCTATAATGGCCGCCTCCCAATCACCCGCCCCCGTTCCGATGGAGAGCAACCGTCTTGGAGTCCTACGCTGCTACAAGGACCCGACCAACTTCTCAGAACCCCCGCCCATTGTCAGACCAACTATCGAACCAGCCAGAGAAGTCCACACAGGAGTTTCACCCAAGTCCTTCCAGATGTATAACGCGGACTTCCCAGGGAGGACAGAGTACCAGGATACTTATAGCGCCTCCGCTAAAGCTTGCTGGAGGTCTATGCAGAGGTATAGAGAGCCCATGCCGTCCACGAGGAGACGGGCGGATGATACGTGCGTGTAGTTTGTTAAAGCAATAAATGTTAGGGAAGACTAAACGATGATTTTTCTTTTGCAACGAGATTTTAAAGATTTACCTATTGATTTACCTGTTGTGTGAAAAGTAGAATGCATTCAGACTGCTTTGAAATGAGCTGCCATAGTATGCGATAAAAATATTCCATCTATTATACCTTGTTACTGCAATAAGTAGCATACGAAAGTTTAAGTCGATAAATTTCGATACCTTCTTAACCTTATGGTGCCACTGgtgcagtaggtacctatacttaccTACGTTCACCCAAcagagtttttgaaaattcGTAGCGCTTTTTTTTAGTTCACAATACGGCTTCAAAAaatattagtacctaatttTGAGGCCTTTATTCTCTAGTGCATATTTGAGAATTATTATGTTACCGCATATCGTCTTTTTGAACTACTCTTCCTTCCTACCCAACTTCGTAATtcaattacaatatttttagaGTAATATTTTTCCCTTTTCTAGACGTTAAATTACttttttgataaataaaaataaatcttcatgtaggtacctacctacctaattagattttttccGATATCCTACACCAGTGGGAAAGCAACAGCATTATATTTTTCGGTCaaagctaaagtgggactgggcagggCACATCTGCCGAATGCACCCGGAGCGCTGGACCAAATTAGCTACAGACTGGGTCCCACAGGAcggatctcggggcagaggaaaaccaaaacggagatggcgggacgaccttgacacattttgtaaagagtggtgggagtgtgcatcggataggaccaaatggcgggaaagaggggaggcctttgcccagcagtgggacactcctataggctaataaaaatttaaaatttaaaaacatcaCATTctgtcaatattttatttataagcaGTACAAATCATTAAATAACTAACTCGTTGGAAATCAACCGCTACTGGTAATTGATAGCTTATCAGCTTGGCCGGCGAAACACAGCTGGTATGTTGTATGTTCATCTCAACGTCCTGCAACAAACAAAGGGAGTCTGTATTAAAATATAGACCGGCAATGGGAACTTATTATCAAGTTATTTAGTCTAAAAATATTAACTTGATAGTTACCGAAGCTAACTCTCATGTAGATAAAGActttttgtagaaaataaattatgttccacaatgaaggccgcaaaaacatctaacacgatcttatttgaCAAGATGCTATTTgtagagcgtgtcacataatttttttggccttcgaagagtaacatatgtaaagattaatatagatggtcaagcaaatcttgtcagtagaaaaaggtgcgaaattcaaattttctatgggacgatatcctttcgcgcctacatttttcaaatttgccgcctttttctactgacaagatctgcttgacccagtttatatattattgcaggtgactctAATTAGATTCGGGTTCGAGTCTTCTTGTtacttatgtaattttattacaaaccaatttactcggaagaaaaaatattttctgtgtCTTACATTAGTACAAAAA
It contains:
- the LOC134794935 gene encoding uncharacterized protein LOC134794935; this translates as MDFSTTVSSDYQWPFPKPIIGKPCEPPSPDSAPPMRPAPVAPYCHCDAHSYSPRVQQYQQLLEKEKKLCEDYEQLRKQMIDVTNDILDHPCDDLDSKMTTIYKSTYQKRSFPVTEYRAIMAASQSPAPVPMESNRLGVLRCYKDPTNFSEPPPIVRPTIEPAREVHTGVSPKSFQMYNADFPGRTEYQDTYSASAKACWRSMQRYREPMPSTRRRADDTCV